The following is a genomic window from Terriglobales bacterium.
GGTCTGTGCCAGCTCCAGCGCCAGGTTCGCCTGGGCGAGCAACTGGCGGGTGACGTTCATGCGGTCGTAGGCGCTGTTGGCGTTCAGCCAGCTGGTGGTGACGTCGCGGGAGACACGATTCTGCAGATCGCGCAGCCGGTCGCGGGTGGCCTGGGCGCGCAGGTCGGCCTCCCGCGCCCGGGCGGAGTACAGAAAACCGTTGAAGATGGGTAGCTCCAGATTGACGCCCACCGCTCCATACCAGTTGCTGAGGATGCGGTCGTCGCGCGCCGGCGTGCCGCCCACCGCCCCCAGGGCGCGGATGCTGGGCAGCATCAGGTCGCGTTCCGCGAGGCGGAATTTCTGTGCGGACTGGAACTCGAAGTCCAGCGACCGGATCTCGGGGCGCTGGGCCAGGGCTTCGCTGATGAGCTGGTCCACGTTCCCCGGCGGCGCCGTCAGCGGCTCAGTGCTCTCCACTAGGTAGAACTTCTGCCTGCCGGGAAAGCCAAGCACGGCGGAGAGATTGGCCAGCGCCGCATCGGCGTTGTTCCGGGCATCGAGCAGCAACAACTGGGCCTGGGCCAGGTTGACCCGGGCGAAGCTGGCGTCCAGTTCCGATTTCAGTTTGCTCTTGAACAGGGCTTCGACCTGGTCGGCGACCGTCTGGCGGGCATGGACGGTCTGCTCCGCGACCTTCAGCACCGCCTGCGCCTGGAGCGCTCCGTAGAATGCCTGGTGCACCGCCAGCAGGATCTGCTCCTTGGTGGCCAGGGCATTCTCG
Proteins encoded in this region:
- a CDS encoding TolC family protein is translated as MRRLRWVWFLVALMASTAWGQGAPPAAPQTVPPPAPPAPQTAATVPPGYQALSLADAQAIAIKNNPQISVARLLALAQHQVTREVRSAFWPVATGYLTAVEAHDNSRITAGVLNNPTVFERAGGGTVISQLITDFGRSSSLASSASFRERAEAENALATKEQILLAVHQAFYGALQAQAVLKVAEQTVHARQTVADQVEALFKSKLKSELDASFARVNLAQAQLLLLDARNNADAALANLSAVLGFPGRQKFYLVESTEPLTAPPGNVDQLISEALAQRPEIRSLDFEFQSAQKFRLAERDLMLPSIRALGAVGGTPARDDRILSNWYGAVGVNLELPIFNGFLYSARAREADLRAQATRDRLRDLQNRVSRDVTTSWLNANSAYDRMNVTRQLLAQANLALELAQTRYNLGLGSIVELSQAQLQQTQAVIADTQAGYDYRLAMATLKFQTTGL